A stretch of Myceligenerans xiligouense DNA encodes these proteins:
- the rplI gene encoding 50S ribosomal protein L9, translating into MAKLILTHEVTGLGEPGDVVEVKDGYARNFLIPRSLATPWTKGAEKDVTAIRRARKAREIATLDDAKALADSIAAKPVTVTAKAGPGGRLFGAITTAEIASAVAAEGGKSVDKRKIEIGQPIKSTGDYSVSIRLHPEVSAKIAVKVVAG; encoded by the coding sequence ATGGCAAAGCTGATCCTGACCCACGAGGTGACCGGCCTGGGTGAGCCCGGCGACGTGGTGGAGGTGAAGGACGGGTACGCCCGGAACTTCCTCATCCCGCGTTCCCTGGCCACGCCGTGGACCAAGGGCGCCGAGAAGGACGTGACCGCGATTCGCCGTGCCCGCAAGGCGCGCGAGATCGCCACGCTCGACGACGCGAAGGCCCTGGCCGACTCGATCGCCGCCAAGCCGGTGACCGTGACGGCGAAGGCCGGCCCGGGTGGCCGCCTGTTCGGCGCCATCACGACCGCGGAGATCGCCTCCGCCGTGGCCGCCGAGGGTGGCAAGTCCGTGGACAAGCGCAAGATCGAGATCGGTCAGCCGATCAAGTCCACCGGCGACTACTCCGTGTCGATCCGCCTGCACCCTGAGGTGTCGGCCAAGATCGCCGTCAAGGTCGTCGCGGGCTGA
- the rpsR gene encoding 30S ribosomal protein S18: protein MAKPVVRKPKKKANPLKSAKIDNIDYKDTALLRKFISDRGKIRARRVTGVTVQEQRQIAKAVKNAREMALLPYTSTAR from the coding sequence ATGGCGAAGCCTGTGGTGCGTAAGCCCAAGAAGAAGGCCAACCCGCTCAAGTCCGCGAAGATCGACAACATCGATTACAAGGACACCGCCCTGCTGCGGAAGTTCATCTCGGACCGTGGCAAGATCCGTGCTCGCCGAGTCACCGGCGTGACCGTGCAGGAGCAGCGTCAGATCGCGAAGGCCGTGAAGAACGCCCGCGAGATGGCCCTGCTGCCGTACACGTCGACGGCTCGCTGA
- a CDS encoding single-stranded DNA-binding protein: MAGETVITVVGNLTGDPELRFTPSGAAVANFTIASTPRIFDRQNNEWKDGETLFMRCSLWREAAENVAESLTKGMRVLAQGRLVQRSYETREGEKRTVVELQVDEIGPSLRRATAKVTKAQRSGGGGFGGGGDFGGGGQNAGGFNGGSGGGFSSSGGGQQSDPWATAGPASGGGGFSEDPPF, translated from the coding sequence ATGGCTGGCGAGACCGTCATCACAGTGGTGGGGAACCTGACCGGTGACCCGGAGCTGCGCTTCACCCCGTCGGGTGCGGCAGTGGCCAACTTCACGATCGCTTCCACGCCGCGCATCTTCGACCGCCAGAACAACGAGTGGAAGGACGGGGAAACCCTGTTCATGCGCTGCTCGTTGTGGCGGGAGGCCGCGGAGAACGTCGCCGAGTCGTTGACCAAGGGCATGCGCGTCCTCGCGCAGGGCCGCCTGGTGCAACGCTCGTACGAGACCCGCGAGGGGGAGAAGCGCACCGTCGTCGAGCTGCAGGTGGACGAGATCGGTCCGTCCCTGCGGCGCGCCACGGCCAAGGTCACCAAGGCCCAGCGGTCCGGTGGCGGCGGTTTCGGAGGCGGCGGGGACTTCGGTGGAGGCGGCCAGAACGCTGGCGGCTTCAACGGAGGTTCCGGCGGAGGCTTCAGCTCGTCCGGTGGCGGTCAGCAGTCCGACCCGTGGGCCACGGCAGGCCCCGCGTCGGGCGGTGGCGGGTTCTCGGAGGACCCGCCGTTCTGA
- the rpsF gene encoding 30S ribosomal protein S6 → MRQYELMVILDPEVEERTVQPSLEKLLTVVKTDGGTVDKMDIWGRRRLSFDILKKSEGIYAVVDFTSTPDTAKELDRQLGLNEAVLRTKILRTDAR, encoded by the coding sequence ATGCGTCAGTACGAACTGATGGTGATCCTGGACCCGGAGGTCGAGGAGCGCACCGTTCAGCCGTCGCTCGAGAAGCTGCTCACGGTCGTGAAGACCGACGGCGGCACCGTCGACAAGATGGACATCTGGGGCCGTCGCCGTCTGTCGTTCGACATCTTGAAGAAGTCCGAGGGCATCTACGCCGTCGTCGACTTCACGTCGACGCCGGACACCGCCAAGGAGCTGGACCGCCAGCTCGGTCTGAACGAGGCCGTGCTGCGTACCAAGATCCTGCGCACGGACGCCCGCTGA
- a CDS encoding transglycosylase domain-containing protein, whose product MATSNAPHIPPFRPRARTHFWNYPRPYRTGWKAWLPSWRFVVGVMLAGASTLGGVVMAAWINLPVPAAMAEVGNQSTIVYWSDGSKLGEIAAEKRQIVTPDEIGENWDLITGTLIASEDQTFRTNLGVDFVGIARSAVNNLRGGAQQGGSTLTQQYVETYLTGLNTGYDGKFREVILALKVAQEEDKDVILERYLNTIYFGRGAYGIEAGAQAYFGKSASKLDYNQVAFLVGIIPSPNQWDGTTDPEYSRSWVEGRWERSIGFMASEGVITADDAAAAKFPEPRKYTAGGAKSGQTGYLIEEVKRELKDPDGAALSEDDLLSDGYKIYTTLDKKMQAAATETGSSIPTTAPDAKVDKKPGKASKWLRSSVVTIDPANGAIRALYGGPDYANPFYQTNAATQDTSQAASTFKPFTLVAALDQGISMGQKYNGDSPQQIPGWSVLNKDTGQEEEIELGNFDHESFGQIDLADATKDSVNTVYAQLNVEVGPDATRQAAIDAGIPLSTDGPAQLANVLGTDNVTTLQLARAYATFAAQGVRTDPHLVKSVTTLDDEKRFATPIEEERVFDEEIMAGATYAMQQVVEDGSGVAAQELGRPVAGKTGSSNENKSAWFAGYTPQYATVVGLYQYDRNANTYRQIQSWGDYEAMGWPITGGTWPASAWTEYMQKVYQIHSELPIAEFPEYEYEPVMPSPSPTPTDQPETVQIPGGLSGRPWPDVQAELVALGLNPQPREVEGREGWDPNTVVRVHGEGQEVEVSSTVEVEITGAAEVGAAVPEVRGLDQRAAENELRRAGFGVDIQTQASEQPEGTVVEQNPGPGSQAGEGSTVTIWVSDGSLGEPSDGATCGVFGNQPCDEPSNEPTGEPSNEPGPGGGNGNGGG is encoded by the coding sequence GTGGCTACTTCGAATGCCCCGCATATCCCGCCGTTCCGCCCGCGTGCGCGTACCCACTTCTGGAACTACCCACGGCCGTACCGCACGGGCTGGAAGGCCTGGCTGCCGTCTTGGCGATTCGTCGTCGGCGTGATGCTGGCCGGTGCGTCGACACTGGGCGGTGTCGTCATGGCCGCGTGGATCAATCTCCCGGTTCCGGCCGCGATGGCCGAGGTCGGCAACCAGAGCACGATCGTGTACTGGTCCGACGGCTCCAAACTCGGCGAGATCGCCGCTGAGAAGCGCCAGATCGTCACGCCCGACGAGATCGGCGAGAACTGGGACCTGATCACCGGCACGCTCATCGCGTCGGAGGACCAGACGTTCCGGACCAACCTCGGTGTGGACTTCGTCGGCATCGCTCGGTCGGCCGTCAACAACCTCCGGGGCGGGGCCCAGCAGGGCGGGTCGACACTGACCCAGCAGTACGTCGAGACCTATCTGACAGGTTTGAACACGGGATACGACGGGAAGTTCCGCGAAGTCATCCTCGCGCTCAAGGTCGCGCAGGAGGAGGACAAGGACGTCATCCTCGAGCGATACCTCAACACCATCTACTTCGGCCGTGGTGCCTACGGGATCGAGGCGGGCGCGCAGGCCTACTTCGGCAAGTCCGCGAGCAAGCTGGACTACAACCAGGTGGCCTTCCTCGTCGGGATCATCCCCTCGCCGAACCAGTGGGACGGGACCACCGACCCCGAGTACAGCAGGAGCTGGGTGGAAGGGCGCTGGGAGCGTTCGATCGGCTTCATGGCCTCCGAGGGTGTGATCACGGCCGACGATGCCGCCGCGGCGAAGTTCCCGGAGCCCAGGAAGTACACCGCCGGCGGTGCGAAATCGGGCCAGACGGGCTATCTGATCGAAGAGGTCAAGAGGGAGCTCAAGGATCCGGACGGAGCCGCGCTCTCCGAGGACGACCTGCTGAGCGACGGATACAAGATCTATACGACGCTCGACAAGAAGATGCAGGCCGCTGCCACCGAGACGGGTTCGTCGATTCCCACGACCGCGCCCGACGCCAAGGTGGACAAGAAGCCGGGCAAGGCGTCCAAGTGGCTTCGCTCCTCGGTCGTCACCATCGACCCCGCGAACGGTGCGATCAGGGCGCTGTACGGCGGGCCCGACTACGCCAACCCGTTCTACCAGACCAATGCGGCGACCCAGGACACCTCCCAGGCGGCGTCCACGTTCAAGCCCTTCACCCTCGTGGCGGCGCTGGACCAGGGCATTTCCATGGGCCAGAAGTACAACGGGGACAGCCCGCAGCAGATCCCCGGCTGGAGCGTGCTGAACAAGGACACCGGCCAGGAGGAAGAGATCGAGCTCGGCAACTTCGACCACGAGAGCTTCGGGCAGATCGATCTCGCCGATGCGACCAAGGATTCGGTGAACACCGTCTACGCGCAGCTGAACGTCGAAGTGGGGCCCGACGCCACACGGCAGGCGGCGATCGACGCGGGCATCCCTCTGTCCACCGACGGTCCCGCACAGCTGGCGAACGTGCTCGGGACCGACAACGTGACGACGCTGCAGCTGGCTCGCGCCTACGCGACGTTCGCGGCGCAGGGCGTCCGGACCGACCCTCACCTGGTGAAGAGCGTGACGACCCTGGATGACGAGAAGCGGTTCGCGACGCCGATCGAGGAGGAACGGGTCTTCGACGAGGAGATCATGGCGGGCGCGACGTACGCGATGCAGCAGGTGGTCGAGGACGGGTCGGGCGTGGCCGCCCAGGAGCTCGGCCGACCCGTCGCCGGGAAGACGGGTTCCTCGAACGAGAACAAGTCCGCGTGGTTCGCCGGCTACACGCCCCAGTACGCGACTGTCGTGGGCCTGTACCAGTACGACCGCAACGCGAACACCTACCGGCAGATCCAGTCGTGGGGCGACTACGAGGCGATGGGGTGGCCGATCACCGGTGGAACGTGGCCGGCATCCGCGTGGACCGAGTACATGCAGAAGGTGTACCAGATCCACAGCGAGCTGCCGATCGCGGAGTTCCCCGAGTACGAGTACGAGCCGGTCATGCCCTCCCCGTCGCCGACGCCGACCGACCAGCCCGAGACCGTCCAGATTCCGGGCGGCCTGAGCGGACGGCCCTGGCCTGACGTGCAGGCGGAACTCGTCGCACTCGGGCTCAACCCCCAGCCGAGGGAAGTCGAAGGGCGCGAGGGCTGGGACCCCAACACCGTCGTCCGCGTCCACGGTGAGGGTCAGGAGGTCGAGGTCAGCTCGACCGTCGAGGTGGAGATCACCGGTGCGGCCGAGGTGGGCGCCGCCGTGCCGGAGGTCCGCGGACTGGACCAGCGGGCCGCCGAGAACGAACTGCGTCGAGCTGGATTCGGGGTCGACATCCAGACCCAGGCGTCGGAGCAGCCGGAGGGCACGGTGGTGGAGCAGAACCCCGGCCCGGGCTCTCAGGCCGGCGAAGGTTCGACCGTGACGATCTGGGTCTCCGACGGCTCGCTCGGCGAACCGTCCGATGGTGCGACCTGTGGCGTCTTCGGCAACCAGCCCTGCGACGAGCCCAGCAACGAACCCACCGGGGAGCCCAGCAACGAACCAGGCCCCGGCGGCGGCAACGGCAACGGCGGGGGCTGA
- a CDS encoding PadR family transcriptional regulator: MRSRSEVLETAVLGLLNEAPLHGYELRKRLGLALGTFRALSYGSLYPALRRLVQQGLITAVEGDQRPSSDTNTARNGGRTRPARGTMTNKPALGRRGRIVYELTADGKEHLHTLLTNAGPTAWEDENFDVRFALFGQTDAETRLRILEGRRTRLAEQLEAVREAAARSRNRADEYTRELQRFGQEKVEHEVDWIDRLIRAERGRVDSASGVHPKSPGNTPQSKERG; encoded by the coding sequence ATGCGTAGCCGCTCGGAGGTGCTGGAGACCGCCGTTCTCGGCCTCCTGAACGAGGCGCCGCTGCACGGCTACGAGCTGCGCAAACGTCTCGGGCTGGCGCTGGGCACGTTCCGCGCGCTCTCGTACGGCAGCCTGTACCCCGCCCTGCGGAGGCTCGTCCAGCAGGGCCTGATCACCGCTGTCGAAGGCGACCAGCGACCGTCGTCGGACACGAACACCGCGCGGAACGGCGGGCGGACGAGGCCCGCCCGAGGCACGATGACCAACAAGCCCGCGCTCGGGCGGCGCGGCCGCATCGTCTACGAGCTCACCGCCGACGGCAAGGAACATCTGCACACCCTCCTGACGAACGCCGGGCCGACCGCGTGGGAGGACGAGAACTTCGACGTGCGGTTCGCCCTGTTCGGGCAGACGGACGCCGAGACCCGCCTGCGCATCCTCGAAGGGCGCCGCACCCGCCTCGCCGAACAGCTCGAGGCGGTCCGTGAGGCCGCGGCCCGGAGCCGGAACCGCGCGGACGAGTACACCCGCGAGCTGCAGCGGTTCGGGCAGGAGAAGGTCGAGCACGAGGTCGACTGGATCGACCGGCTGATCCGCGCCGAACGCGGCCGCGTGGACTCCGCGAGCGGCGTCCACCCCAAGTCCCCAGGGAACACACCTCAGAGTAAGGAGCGAGGATGA
- a CDS encoding inositol-3-phosphate synthase: MTSIRVAVVGVGNCASSLIQGVHYYKDADPHDKVPGLMHVQLGGYHVRDLEFVAAFDVDAKKVGFDLAEAITASENNTIKIADVPPLGVTVQRGPTLDGLGTYYRDTIDEADAEPVDVVAALRAAEVDVLVSYLPVGSEEADKFYAQCAIDAGVAFVNALPVFIASDPEWAAKFEAAGVPIVGDDIKSQVGATITHRVLAKLFEDRGVVLDRTYQLNVGGNMDFKNMLQRERLESKKVSKTQSVTSNLTDGPLAGVKDDRNVHIGPSDYVAWLDDRKWAYVRLEGRAFGEVPLNMEYKLEVWDSPNSAGIIIDAVRCAKIAKDRGQGGPVHPASTYFMKSPPEQREDTEGRARLEAWIRGDETA; this comes from the coding sequence ATGACTTCCATCCGCGTCGCGGTGGTCGGTGTCGGGAACTGTGCGTCGTCCCTGATCCAGGGCGTGCACTACTACAAGGACGCCGATCCGCACGACAAGGTGCCGGGCCTCATGCACGTCCAGCTCGGTGGCTACCACGTCCGTGACCTCGAGTTCGTGGCGGCGTTCGACGTCGACGCCAAGAAGGTGGGCTTCGATCTCGCCGAGGCGATCACGGCGTCGGAGAACAACACGATCAAGATCGCCGACGTGCCACCGCTCGGGGTCACCGTGCAGCGGGGTCCGACCCTGGACGGCCTCGGCACCTACTACCGCGACACGATCGACGAGGCCGACGCGGAGCCCGTCGACGTCGTCGCCGCCCTCCGCGCGGCCGAGGTGGACGTGCTCGTGTCCTACCTTCCGGTGGGGTCCGAGGAGGCCGACAAGTTCTACGCGCAGTGCGCCATCGATGCGGGCGTCGCGTTCGTCAACGCGCTGCCCGTGTTCATCGCCTCGGACCCGGAGTGGGCCGCGAAGTTCGAGGCGGCGGGCGTGCCGATCGTCGGCGACGACATCAAGTCCCAGGTGGGGGCCACCATCACGCATCGCGTGCTGGCCAAGCTGTTCGAGGACCGCGGCGTCGTCCTGGACCGCACCTACCAGCTCAACGTGGGCGGCAACATGGACTTCAAGAACATGCTGCAGCGCGAGCGGCTGGAGTCGAAGAAGGTCTCCAAGACCCAGTCGGTCACCTCCAACCTGACCGACGGGCCGCTCGCCGGCGTGAAGGACGACCGCAACGTGCACATCGGGCCGTCGGACTACGTCGCCTGGCTCGACGACCGCAAGTGGGCCTACGTGCGCCTGGAGGGCCGCGCGTTCGGCGAGGTTCCGCTGAACATGGAGTACAAGCTCGAGGTCTGGGACTCGCCGAACTCCGCGGGCATCATCATCGACGCGGTGCGCTGCGCGAAGATCGCGAAGGACCGCGGCCAGGGCGGCCCGGTGCACCCGGCGTCGACGTACTTCATGAAGTCCCCGCCGGAGCAGCGCGAGGACACCGAGGGGCGCGCGCGGCTGGAGGCCTGGATCCGGGGCGACGAGACGGCCTGA
- a CDS encoding S8 family serine peptidase, translating into MRRRTMPGRRTAAALATALSFVAASAVSAAPALAGPPAGLPSTAGAVTPDRPTDDAGGSSAAGKSKLTDTLRARLGTGKSGDFWIRFEQTADLERATTITDWAERGRYVYDELTAAAKRSQADVVAELRSAGADHETYWINNSVLVTDGDLELATRLAAEPEVASVHERVAVEPIEPVEQHPAGEAGTASVEWGVEAINAPAAWDLGHTGEGITVATVDSGADLEHPALAPHYRGAAEDGTVNHDYNWFDASGSCGGDPCDNAGHGTHVMGTMVGDDGGDNQIGVAPGAEWIAANGCHSCSDADLLASGQWMLAPTRADGSQPNPALRPHVVNNSWGSQLPGDINDFFADEIAAWEAAGIFGVWAAGNAGEAGCQSTSSPGANAATYSVGATTSEGEIAGFSSRGPGEDGMIQPNIAAPGQEVRSSVPGGGYEVASGTSMAAPHVTGAVAVLWSAVPSLIGDIPVTRDLLDASAVDHADDECGGTPENNNVYGEGDLDVLALVEAAGEEESGDIAGTVTGTDGEPVDGATVTVGERSTATDASGAFRILLPVGTYDVEVEAFGFVGGVVEGVEVSDGGTAAADIALERAPMTTMTGTVTDGSGHGWPLGAKVRIAEAPADFSAWSDPFTGEYTLDVPANSTHTVIADPTAEGYATSREPVEVSAGPVVHDVAARVTAACVAPGYGFGGADIPVEEFESGELPEGWSVEDLAGTGEVWTFDDDFGYGNMTGGEGLFAEVNSDAYGPDGHQDTTLTTAPLDFSGLSAPTLAFDQAFDTLGEFADVDLSIDGGETWETVLHQTAPAQGRAFVDLSAAGGESDALVRFHLGDAFWGLWWQIDDVGFGECLPVAGGLVSGHVTDLNTEDGVVGATVADTEFPDDGVPTADPANTHVQPGYYSLFAPAGERTISVKGDGYVSDESPVQVTADTITRHDVELAAPRLSVTPDQVSDDMVLGGTGSGRFTVTNEGTASAEVEAYPGTSDFEILSSGASGGTIKGVEREATEVAAAPVPSSGKPGTAHRTAAADATPSDPAAERYAPHGRAGKAVTPAPTPSLLAGEGTTITHSSSQEIAPGNSVACTGAATQVLRTFTLEDFGIGGEFAVTNVSFGVEIADPGTEVTVNLYTLDGELLYENMELLGSATTELEDADLTLVDVPVAGTAPAGSTLVVEVAVPDGPVFFVGSNAEPETAPTYLASEACGNPEPAEVADLGFPDMHAVMNVTGGTSVDVPWLDVQPPVFSLEPGESATVHVGMDSSRVDQPGTYESAVVVDGSTPYRAPRATVTMSVDPPKNWGKIAGTVTGQPCEGDPAPLEGAFVKLDGSAYDVTLVTGPDGGYARWMGVSNNKLTLLSSADGYPPEMKSNVRIIKGRTVVHDFTLTEFCG; encoded by the coding sequence ATGCGACGTCGCACCATGCCCGGAAGGAGAACCGCTGCCGCCCTGGCGACAGCGCTATCCTTCGTGGCCGCCTCGGCGGTGAGTGCCGCCCCGGCGCTCGCCGGCCCGCCGGCCGGGCTGCCGAGCACTGCCGGTGCAGTGACCCCCGATCGACCCACCGACGACGCGGGCGGCTCCTCGGCCGCCGGGAAGAGCAAGCTCACCGACACCCTGCGGGCCCGTCTCGGAACCGGGAAGTCCGGTGACTTCTGGATCCGCTTCGAGCAGACCGCCGACCTCGAGCGCGCGACCACCATCACCGACTGGGCCGAGCGCGGCCGGTACGTCTACGACGAGCTGACCGCCGCCGCGAAGCGGTCCCAGGCCGACGTCGTCGCCGAACTGCGCTCGGCCGGAGCCGACCACGAGACCTACTGGATCAACAACTCCGTCCTGGTGACCGACGGAGACCTGGAGCTCGCCACGCGTCTCGCCGCCGAGCCCGAGGTCGCGAGCGTGCACGAGCGCGTCGCGGTCGAGCCGATCGAGCCCGTGGAGCAGCACCCCGCCGGCGAGGCCGGAACGGCATCCGTCGAGTGGGGCGTCGAGGCGATCAACGCCCCGGCCGCCTGGGACCTCGGCCACACGGGCGAGGGCATCACCGTGGCGACCGTCGACTCCGGCGCCGACCTGGAACATCCGGCGCTCGCGCCCCACTACCGCGGGGCGGCCGAGGACGGCACCGTCAACCACGACTACAACTGGTTCGACGCCTCCGGGAGCTGCGGTGGTGACCCGTGCGACAACGCCGGCCACGGCACCCACGTCATGGGCACGATGGTGGGGGACGACGGCGGCGACAACCAGATCGGCGTCGCGCCCGGTGCGGAGTGGATCGCGGCGAACGGCTGCCACAGCTGCTCGGACGCCGACCTGCTGGCCTCCGGCCAGTGGATGCTCGCGCCCACGCGCGCGGACGGCAGCCAGCCGAACCCGGCGCTTCGGCCGCATGTCGTGAACAACTCCTGGGGCTCCCAGCTCCCGGGAGACATCAACGACTTCTTCGCCGACGAGATCGCCGCCTGGGAGGCAGCGGGCATCTTCGGCGTGTGGGCCGCCGGCAACGCGGGCGAGGCCGGCTGCCAGAGCACGTCCTCACCCGGGGCCAACGCCGCCACATACTCCGTGGGCGCCACGACCTCGGAGGGCGAGATCGCCGGGTTCTCTTCCCGGGGGCCGGGCGAGGACGGCATGATCCAGCCGAACATCGCGGCACCGGGTCAGGAGGTCCGCTCCTCCGTGCCCGGCGGCGGCTACGAGGTGGCGTCCGGCACCTCGATGGCGGCGCCGCACGTCACCGGTGCGGTGGCCGTGCTGTGGTCGGCCGTGCCGAGCCTCATCGGTGACATCCCCGTCACCCGGGACCTGCTCGACGCGTCCGCCGTCGACCACGCCGACGACGAGTGCGGCGGCACCCCGGAGAACAACAACGTGTACGGCGAGGGCGACCTCGACGTCCTCGCCCTGGTCGAGGCCGCGGGCGAGGAGGAGAGCGGCGACATCGCCGGGACCGTCACCGGCACCGACGGCGAGCCCGTGGACGGTGCCACCGTCACCGTCGGCGAGCGTTCCACCGCGACCGACGCGTCCGGCGCCTTCCGCATCCTGCTCCCGGTCGGCACGTACGACGTGGAGGTCGAGGCCTTCGGCTTCGTCGGCGGGGTCGTCGAGGGCGTCGAGGTGTCCGACGGCGGGACCGCCGCGGCCGACATCGCTCTCGAGCGCGCGCCCATGACCACCATGACCGGCACCGTCACGGACGGATCCGGGCACGGCTGGCCGCTCGGCGCGAAGGTGCGGATCGCCGAGGCCCCCGCGGACTTCTCGGCCTGGTCCGACCCGTTCACCGGTGAGTACACGCTGGACGTCCCGGCGAACTCGACGCACACGGTGATCGCCGACCCCACCGCCGAGGGCTACGCGACGTCACGCGAGCCGGTCGAGGTGTCCGCCGGGCCCGTCGTGCACGATGTCGCCGCACGGGTGACCGCGGCCTGCGTCGCACCCGGCTACGGGTTCGGCGGCGCGGACATCCCGGTCGAGGAGTTCGAGTCCGGCGAGTTGCCTGAGGGCTGGAGCGTGGAGGACCTCGCCGGGACCGGCGAGGTGTGGACGTTCGACGACGACTTCGGCTACGGCAACATGACCGGCGGCGAGGGCCTGTTCGCCGAGGTGAACAGCGATGCCTACGGGCCCGACGGGCACCAGGACACGACCCTGACCACGGCACCGCTCGACTTCTCCGGGCTGTCGGCGCCCACGCTGGCGTTCGACCAGGCCTTCGACACGCTCGGGGAGTTCGCCGACGTCGACCTGTCGATCGACGGCGGCGAGACCTGGGAGACGGTGCTGCACCAGACCGCACCTGCGCAGGGCCGGGCGTTCGTGGACCTGTCCGCCGCGGGCGGCGAGAGCGACGCGCTCGTCCGCTTCCATCTCGGTGACGCCTTCTGGGGCCTCTGGTGGCAGATCGACGACGTCGGCTTCGGCGAGTGCCTGCCCGTCGCGGGCGGTCTGGTGTCGGGCCACGTCACCGACCTGAACACGGAGGACGGCGTGGTCGGCGCGACCGTCGCCGACACCGAGTTCCCGGACGACGGGGTGCCGACGGCGGATCCCGCCAACACCCACGTGCAACCCGGCTACTACTCGCTGTTCGCTCCCGCGGGCGAGCGGACGATCTCCGTGAAGGGTGACGGGTACGTCTCGGACGAGTCCCCGGTCCAGGTCACCGCGGACACCATCACCCGGCACGACGTCGAACTCGCGGCACCGCGCCTCAGCGTGACGCCCGACCAGGTGTCCGACGACATGGTGCTCGGCGGGACCGGCTCCGGACGGTTCACCGTGACCAACGAGGGCACCGCCTCCGCCGAGGTCGAGGCGTACCCGGGGACGTCGGACTTCGAGATCCTGTCGTCCGGCGCCTCGGGCGGCACGATCAAGGGAGTCGAGCGGGAGGCGACCGAGGTCGCGGCCGCGCCCGTTCCGTCGTCGGGCAAGCCGGGAACGGCGCACCGCACGGCCGCCGCGGACGCCACGCCGTCGGACCCGGCGGCCGAGCGCTACGCGCCGCACGGGCGGGCCGGGAAGGCGGTCACGCCGGCCCCGACGCCGTCCCTGCTCGCGGGTGAGGGCACGACGATCACGCACTCCTCGTCCCAGGAGATCGCGCCGGGCAACTCGGTGGCGTGCACGGGCGCCGCGACGCAGGTGCTGCGCACGTTCACGCTGGAGGACTTCGGCATCGGCGGGGAGTTCGCGGTGACGAACGTGTCGTTCGGCGTCGAGATCGCCGATCCGGGGACGGAGGTGACGGTCAACCTGTACACGCTGGACGGTGAGCTGCTCTACGAGAACATGGAGCTCCTCGGCTCGGCGACCACGGAGCTGGAGGACGCCGACCTCACGCTCGTCGACGTCCCGGTCGCGGGGACGGCGCCGGCGGGCAGCACGCTCGTCGTCGAGGTGGCCGTGCCGGACGGGCCGGTCTTCTTCGTGGGGTCGAACGCGGAGCCGGAGACGGCGCCGACCTACCTCGCGAGCGAGGCCTGCGGGAACCCCGAGCCGGCGGAGGTCGCGGATCTCGGCTTCCCCGACATGCACGCGGTCATGAACGTGACCGGTGGGACCTCGGTGGACGTGCCGTGGCTCGACGTGCAGCCGCCGGTGTTCTCGCTGGAGCCCGGTGAGTCGGCGACGGTGCACGTCGGGATGGACAGCAGCCGTGTCGACCAGCCGGGCACGTACGAGTCGGCCGTCGTGGTGGACGGTTCGACGCCGTACCGGGCGCCTCGGGCGACCGTGACGATGTCGGTCGACCCCCCGAAGAACTGGGGCAAGATCGCCGGCACGGTGACCGGACAGCCGTGCGAGGGCGACCCGGCGCCGCTGGAGGGCGCGTTCGTGAAGCTCGACGGTTCCGCGTACGACGTCACGCTCGTGACCGGGCCCGACGGCGGCTACGCACGCTGGATGGGGGTGTCGAACAACAAGCTCACGCTGCTGAGCTCGGCGGACGGCTACCCGCCGGAGATGAAGTCGAACGTGCGGATCATCAAGGGCAGGACGGTGGTCCACGACTTCACCCTCACCGAGTTCTGCGGCTGA